One region of Micrococcales bacterium genomic DNA includes:
- a CDS encoding copper ion binding protein, with protein sequence MTKTVKVKGMTCQHCVNAIEAELGALDGVTAVMVDLVAGGTSSVAISSSAPLNDDQVAAAVKEAGYELT encoded by the coding sequence GTGACCAAAACCGTCAAAGTGAAGGGTATGACCTGCCAGCACTGCGTTAACGCGATCGAGGCCGAGCTGGGCGCGCTTGATGGTGTCACCGCTGTCATGGTCGACCTGGTGGCCGGCGGCACCTCAAGTGTCGCGATCAGTTCCAGCGCCCCGCTCAATGACGACCAGGTGGCGGCCGCGGTCAAAGAAGCTGGCTACGAGTTGACCTAG
- a CDS encoding Ig-like domain-containing protein, with amino-acid sequence MIHHTSAPQDGRPKRTRWYVRPLVIALTAALGFGGIVMGQTWMSGQPAEAADGAVNWVTTPFAFDRDSIYGVGPGSGVANGYVWRVTDPGGTPATTAQIYGRGATGWATGEIMGSMAIGPDWTNGGQLVGWHWSWTSDNTVAIGGRQTFPMFKVTPGSPTALEYRIPSRGNGTGADNAWSGGEAIQGTGEIFFGGYFTHSVTNNGNTAAAGFRMMVCDPSSWTQSGTYRVLDSCRQSAQLVPASTGDYLPGPNTSTWYVASDMAIDAEGNAFVIVSNSGNITTDGTLYRAGELKYILKVTPGADGQPWNWQKQFQIKRDSSITAALFNNTTAMYGAAFVHGKLYAKLTGNVIFGEIDPLTTYMSRAQFNLPNTDSRDFASASSAANIRGRVYIDRDGNGVITDDQKADPDNAAVGITVELYDPRTGTVYERQTDGTGEYNFLVNNTNNADWHVRLKQPMIGDYNAHQTYAAGYTRLLDRSGQMVAGSQNTVTPRCGGVEAPGYVGECFGSRLDGIDPSTGVNTTNVFTDTGGLIVTKVNVATPGEVSVADFGIGLPGSYGDAPASFKSTRDQGGPKALVLNQGPQVWLGANPDTQADGTNHAEANSHPMDDGIEVKPASAPDSAYLPAQDQILSTSRTYTFRAKLSGDDAADGFVKGWLSPLTAGGLPGTTFTQLFMGASVGTSQPDAEGYVTANYTVPSTPVPPGGLQPMFSRFRAGYLPAQSYADTGPDNLGLPAPGDSAWNTRPWAGVGEVEDYRLAVAAGVVKLQARTLGAMSSGFDYTLTNVSSTAPSSNTDRIVTSTDSTFQPSTQAHAFIEGATVDITTSGLPAGWKLSNRLDAASNPIDTWCYDSDTGTRVSATVQANGVLRLSPTATVAGADITCNLSYLPTLSTDDSIITVAPAPDSADPLAVGTAYTVTATLMAEATDEDGTSQVFAIQERAVSFELESVSGSGATATGAWFGASGQVASCTTDAAGQCTVTVNASNYGTYQVTARSDVDGVATAFATDSTAGANRHPALLYFKAQGQCMPPAAGTYTLDNSAPSRQADGTEYRSATIKLADCGDNPLIGREGDLTLTVTRDGTTLTAGSDYWIDDLAETATDGQYGFKIRTIRAGTLQVKLTLSDEGDTKDLGTQPATFTAMSKPCDPATSGCLATYTLDNTGTKVANGTDTRPGAIYLVDINANPLTGAAAKLSFEVSKGGTVIDPSKYTISLIEDTRPAYAGRYTFTISSTVAGDLSVEAIFDDGGTNEQSLGSRTASYIPGGIGDGSSLTIDDTADQIADYGSSKLPMASWGKYTAQIHLEDTYGNPITDGVTKITMTSPDAGPVFNPSSGATCAEALVAGQCLSGDYTATVYSTKVGAKDISAIYDITGGAPATLGPETATFVHGPADPAKSTLAVSPDGPIEADDTQAYTATVTAKDWIAQNLIPGQVITFTLEPVTTTGATATGATLHDGSNTSQTSLSVTTDTTGEANLTITASETGSYLLRAYLGAGPSGEVAGSPATLTFKTGGVCLADSTYTVSTTPIVANNVDSGLVTVSLVDCQAHELTGLASELRANGPTGGGVTVGAFSETSTPGTYEASITGTQSGVKKIDVRWNEDWDGGGPGALLTKLATDGNANATFRAGPPDPTMSSATIAPTTAISPSHPRVAADGTDSYTITATLRDAYNNPVIDWAPDNYLRAASPAGAIWQGTDPVQKTTAGQPNGIYTMTVRSNTIETYTITLAYGSLASNVVIDDSLVAAFSYGLPVAASGNVTIDAGPKEAANPSSYYTVTVRLVDSAGHKITDGLDAGKLAIAVRPSTVTAVQITSITQNPTDPSLYTVEVRADTEGTYVIGATYGTGLASIDLGTVNAQFANPRPSLDQSYFVLSTANVVADGSAYGTVTVYLNNSAGQPVDVDLDTLSASGTLSTSVSDWTRLDQGIYQGKARSTVAGVKTLTASQSDVGSLPAPSGVTMTFVPGPVDPDRTLDSLETQGGAARTSGTDPRWARMLVQDANGNPIAGYDVCFVLQYSPINGPLWNNAITGTKEACATSSDASGAQSYGYATINAFSYYEGTYNVRGKVQGQLGSTVKTVVFSKDQGHPEHSEWSINKTVPSASQVVANGTDSYTANITIRNEAAAPVFGAAGTLEITPVGTSQDPATGYVTTYDGTATVVVTSTVAGTYKVRALLGGDQIPTQAGGSVFEQTITFVEGPVDGTTSKLISPAGSAVANGTDSQVITAEVRDAYGLAGAGNLIGGATVVFAIPAGVTAKTAGGDVIGPDNVTVTTGATGAAKGVAQVTLVSTAIGIYDVTAKAAGTQIDTGSPAKATFVNGPPDRIASVLTVPTKAFDKQVRDETHRAEVEINDATGNLVTDRSVAVTIAWRLVGSSGAWTTKVINTSTGLAAWDFTTDVAGNYEVEARLSAGNVSGSPQLVTFVPGPASPPDSTLVVTSGVIANDGVARHTATVTVLDGPAGNLVPGASVVFTVDGSALIYVGASPTPCASPCTVTSSAVGLAQIQIADAAEEVVNVWAQITSIDVNGSPATVEFGPNDADPAASVFTVKPTTALGASHPYVVANGSDSFTATVLVRDAGLLAVGGAPVEFTVSSLVTITPAGPWVSATSGDDKGTVVVELTSLKAGTYSISALLGGVAVTGPQQITFGSGDIDSLVSHLAGPGGSALANGTAEQTVTAYVLDANGNPVKDAQVRFAIPANTWVKGQAAGPTSYTVATVDPTTGAATMTLVSTKAGSYQVTAEARRGTTGTWQDIETGSPATVSFHHGQFDPATSTIEVVEAGPMVADGIAHYTVKVYLRDANSNALTAAGGQNVSFSF; translated from the coding sequence ATGATCCACCATACCTCTGCCCCCCAAGATGGTCGGCCAAAGCGTACCCGTTGGTACGTTAGGCCATTGGTCATTGCCCTCACCGCCGCCCTTGGCTTTGGGGGCATTGTCATGGGTCAAACCTGGATGTCTGGGCAGCCAGCTGAGGCGGCCGATGGCGCTGTTAACTGGGTGACCACTCCGTTCGCCTTTGACCGAGATTCGATCTATGGTGTGGGTCCAGGTTCCGGCGTTGCCAATGGCTATGTCTGGCGGGTGACTGATCCAGGTGGCACGCCAGCGACCACCGCGCAGATCTATGGGCGTGGCGCCACCGGCTGGGCAACTGGCGAGATCATGGGCTCAATGGCAATTGGCCCGGATTGGACCAACGGTGGCCAGCTGGTGGGTTGGCATTGGTCCTGGACGTCTGACAACACTGTCGCGATAGGCGGCCGGCAGACGTTTCCAATGTTCAAGGTGACGCCAGGCAGCCCCACCGCGCTTGAATACCGCATCCCCTCTCGCGGCAACGGCACCGGCGCGGACAATGCTTGGTCTGGTGGCGAAGCCATCCAGGGCACCGGTGAGATCTTCTTTGGCGGCTACTTCACCCACTCCGTCACCAATAACGGCAACACGGCCGCCGCCGGGTTCCGCATGATGGTTTGCGACCCGTCAAGCTGGACGCAGTCCGGGACTTACCGCGTCTTGGACTCCTGCCGGCAATCAGCCCAATTGGTGCCAGCCAGTACCGGCGACTATTTGCCGGGCCCCAACACATCGACCTGGTATGTCGCCTCGGATATGGCCATTGATGCCGAAGGCAATGCCTTCGTCATTGTCAGCAACTCGGGCAATATCACCACTGACGGCACCCTCTATCGTGCTGGCGAACTGAAGTACATCCTCAAGGTCACCCCTGGCGCCGACGGCCAGCCGTGGAACTGGCAAAAGCAGTTCCAGATCAAACGGGATTCATCCATAACCGCCGCACTGTTCAACAACACCACCGCCATGTATGGGGCGGCCTTTGTGCACGGCAAGCTCTACGCCAAGCTGACAGGAAACGTCATTTTCGGTGAGATTGACCCGCTGACCACCTACATGTCAAGAGCCCAGTTCAACCTCCCGAACACCGACAGCCGCGACTTTGCCTCGGCCTCCTCGGCCGCCAACATTCGCGGCCGGGTCTACATTGACCGCGATGGCAACGGCGTCATCACAGACGACCAGAAGGCTGACCCAGACAACGCTGCTGTCGGCATTACGGTCGAGCTGTATGACCCGCGCACCGGGACCGTCTATGAGCGGCAAACTGACGGCACCGGCGAATACAACTTCCTGGTCAACAACACCAACAACGCCGATTGGCACGTCAGGCTGAAGCAGCCCATGATTGGCGACTACAACGCCCACCAGACCTACGCCGCCGGTTACACCCGGCTACTGGACCGCTCCGGCCAGATGGTGGCCGGCAGTCAAAACACTGTCACGCCGCGCTGCGGCGGAGTCGAGGCACCAGGCTACGTGGGCGAATGCTTTGGTTCACGGCTCGACGGCATTGACCCGTCAACGGGCGTGAACACCACCAATGTCTTCACTGATACCGGCGGCCTTATCGTCACCAAAGTCAACGTCGCCACTCCGGGCGAGGTTTCGGTGGCCGATTTCGGGATTGGCCTGCCCGGTTCCTACGGCGATGCCCCAGCCAGCTTCAAATCGACCAGGGACCAGGGTGGCCCCAAAGCCCTGGTGCTCAACCAAGGCCCCCAGGTTTGGCTAGGTGCCAACCCTGACACCCAGGCCGACGGCACCAACCACGCCGAAGCCAACTCCCACCCGATGGACGATGGCATTGAGGTCAAGCCTGCGAGCGCGCCCGATTCGGCCTATTTGCCCGCCCAAGACCAGATTTTGTCCACCTCCAGGACCTACACCTTCCGCGCCAAGCTATCTGGCGATGACGCTGCGGACGGCTTTGTTAAGGGCTGGCTCAGCCCACTGACCGCCGGTGGCCTACCGGGCACCACTTTCACCCAGCTCTTCATGGGTGCTTCAGTTGGCACCTCCCAACCTGACGCCGAAGGCTACGTCACGGCCAACTACACGGTGCCATCAACCCCGGTGCCACCTGGCGGTCTACAACCGATGTTCTCCCGCTTCAGGGCTGGCTACCTGCCAGCTCAGTCCTACGCTGATACCGGCCCAGATAACCTCGGCTTGCCGGCACCGGGCGACAGCGCCTGGAACACCCGGCCATGGGCTGGGGTGGGCGAAGTTGAGGACTACCGCCTAGCCGTGGCCGCCGGCGTGGTCAAGCTCCAGGCCAGGACCTTAGGGGCGATGAGCTCCGGTTTCGACTACACCCTGACCAACGTCTCGTCCACCGCGCCTTCGTCAAACACCGACCGCATTGTCACCTCGACCGATTCCACCTTCCAGCCTTCGACCCAGGCCCACGCCTTTATCGAAGGCGCCACAGTTGATATCACCACCTCCGGCTTGCCGGCCGGCTGGAAGCTGTCCAACCGGCTCGACGCGGCCTCTAACCCGATCGACACCTGGTGTTACGACTCCGACACTGGCACTCGGGTCAGTGCTACGGTTCAAGCCAACGGCGTGCTACGCCTGTCCCCCACCGCCACCGTGGCCGGGGCAGATATCACCTGTAACCTCTCCTATCTGCCCACTTTGTCAACCGATGACTCGATTATCACCGTGGCCCCCGCCCCTGACAGCGCTGACCCGCTGGCCGTGGGCACGGCCTACACCGTCACCGCCACGCTGATGGCCGAAGCCACAGACGAGGACGGCACCAGCCAGGTCTTTGCGATCCAAGAGCGGGCCGTCAGCTTTGAGCTCGAGTCTGTCAGTGGTTCTGGTGCCACTGCCACCGGCGCCTGGTTTGGTGCCAGTGGCCAAGTTGCCAGCTGCACCACCGATGCAGCTGGCCAATGCACCGTCACGGTCAATGCCTCCAACTACGGCACCTACCAGGTCACGGCCCGCTCTGATGTGGACGGTGTGGCCACGGCCTTCGCCACTGATTCGACCGCCGGTGCCAACCGCCACCCGGCTTTGCTTTACTTCAAGGCCCAGGGCCAGTGCATGCCGCCGGCTGCCGGCACTTACACCTTGGACAACTCGGCCCCATCGAGGCAAGCCGACGGCACCGAATACCGCAGCGCCACCATCAAACTGGCCGATTGCGGCGACAACCCGCTAATTGGCCGCGAAGGCGATCTCACCCTAACGGTGACCAGGGATGGCACCACTCTGACCGCCGGCAGCGACTACTGGATCGATGACCTAGCCGAGACAGCCACTGATGGCCAATACGGTTTCAAGATCCGCACCATCAGGGCCGGCACCTTGCAGGTCAAGCTGACACTGAGCGACGAGGGCGACACCAAGGACCTCGGCACCCAACCGGCCACTTTCACGGCCATGAGCAAACCCTGCGACCCGGCCACCAGCGGCTGCCTGGCCACCTACACGCTCGACAACACGGGCACCAAAGTGGCCAACGGCACCGACACTCGCCCCGGCGCCATCTACCTGGTTGACATCAACGCCAACCCGCTAACCGGCGCCGCCGCCAAACTCAGCTTCGAGGTCTCAAAGGGCGGCACGGTGATCGACCCGAGCAAGTACACCATCAGCCTGATCGAAGACACCAGGCCCGCCTATGCCGGCCGCTACACCTTCACCATCTCCTCGACCGTGGCTGGTGACCTGAGCGTTGAGGCCATCTTCGATGACGGCGGCACCAACGAACAGTCGCTGGGCAGCCGCACCGCCAGTTACATCCCCGGCGGCATTGGCGACGGCTCGTCGCTGACCATCGACGACACTGCTGACCAGATTGCCGACTACGGCTCGTCTAAGCTGCCCATGGCCTCTTGGGGCAAGTACACCGCCCAAATTCATCTGGAGGACACCTACGGCAACCCGATCACCGACGGTGTCACCAAGATCACCATGACCTCGCCGGACGCTGGCCCGGTGTTCAACCCTTCATCCGGCGCCACCTGCGCCGAGGCCCTGGTGGCCGGCCAATGCCTGAGCGGCGATTACACCGCCACGGTCTATTCGACCAAGGTTGGGGCCAAGGACATCAGCGCCATCTATGACATCACCGGTGGGGCTCCGGCCACACTGGGACCCGAGACGGCCACCTTTGTGCATGGTCCGGCCGACCCGGCCAAATCGACTTTGGCCGTCAGCCCAGATGGTCCAATCGAGGCTGACGACACCCAGGCTTACACCGCCACCGTCACGGCCAAGGACTGGATTGCCCAGAACCTGATTCCAGGACAAGTGATCACATTCACCCTGGAGCCCGTCACCACCACCGGCGCCACCGCCACCGGTGCCACCTTGCATGACGGCTCGAACACCTCGCAGACCTCCCTGTCCGTCACCACGGACACTACAGGCGAGGCCAACCTGACCATCACCGCTTCTGAAACCGGCAGTTATTTGCTCAGGGCCTACCTGGGCGCTGGCCCCAGCGGCGAGGTTGCCGGCTCACCGGCCACACTGACCTTCAAAACCGGTGGGGTCTGCCTAGCCGATTCGACCTACACCGTTTCGACCACGCCAATCGTGGCCAATAACGTCGACTCCGGTCTGGTCACCGTCAGCCTGGTTGACTGCCAGGCCCACGAGCTGACCGGACTGGCCAGTGAGCTGCGGGCCAATGGCCCCACCGGTGGCGGCGTCACCGTGGGCGCTTTTAGCGAGACATCAACCCCGGGCACCTATGAAGCCTCGATCACCGGCACCCAAAGTGGCGTCAAGAAGATCGACGTCCGCTGGAACGAGGATTGGGACGGCGGCGGCCCTGGTGCCCTGCTGACCAAGCTGGCCACCGACGGCAACGCCAACGCCACCTTCCGCGCCGGCCCGCCCGACCCGACCATGTCGAGCGCCACCATCGCGCCAACCACGGCGATTAGCCCCAGTCACCCCCGCGTGGCTGCCGACGGCACAGATTCCTACACCATCACCGCCACCCTTAGGGACGCCTACAACAACCCGGTTATCGACTGGGCGCCGGACAACTATCTGCGTGCCGCCAGCCCGGCCGGAGCGATTTGGCAAGGCACCGACCCGGTTCAAAAAACCACCGCCGGCCAACCCAACGGCATCTACACCATGACGGTTAGGTCAAACACGATTGAGACCTACACCATCACCCTGGCCTACGGCTCGCTGGCCTCCAATGTCGTAATTGACGACTCCCTGGTCGCGGCCTTCTCCTATGGCCTACCGGTGGCAGCCAGCGGCAACGTCACGATTGACGCCGGGCCCAAAGAAGCGGCCAACCCCTCCAGCTACTACACCGTCACCGTCCGCCTGGTTGATTCGGCCGGACACAAGATCACCGACGGTTTGGATGCGGGCAAATTGGCCATCGCCGTTAGGCCATCCACCGTCACCGCCGTACAGATCACCTCAATCACCCAGAACCCAACTGACCCCTCGCTTTACACCGTCGAGGTGAGGGCAGATACGGAAGGCACCTACGTCATCGGCGCCACTTACGGCACCGGACTGGCCTCAATCGACCTGGGCACGGTCAACGCGCAATTCGCCAACCCGCGCCCCAGCCTCGACCAGTCCTACTTTGTGCTTTCCACCGCCAACGTGGTGGCTGATGGCAGCGCCTATGGCACCGTCACGGTCTACTTGAATAACTCGGCCGGCCAGCCGGTTGACGTTGACCTAGACACACTCAGCGCCAGTGGCACTTTGTCCACCTCTGTCAGCGACTGGACCCGTCTGGACCAGGGCATCTACCAGGGCAAGGCCCGTTCGACTGTGGCCGGGGTCAAGACCCTGACGGCCAGCCAGTCCGATGTAGGTAGCTTGCCTGCCCCCAGCGGCGTCACCATGACGTTCGTACCCGGCCCGGTCGACCCAGACCGCACCTTGGATTCTCTCGAGACCCAGGGCGGTGCCGCCCGTACCTCTGGCACCGACCCGCGTTGGGCCCGGATGTTGGTACAAGACGCCAATGGCAATCCGATTGCCGGCTATGACGTCTGCTTTGTGTTGCAGTACTCACCGATCAACGGCCCGTTGTGGAACAACGCCATCACCGGAACCAAAGAAGCCTGCGCCACCTCATCTGACGCAAGTGGCGCCCAGAGCTACGGCTATGCCACTATCAACGCCTTCTCCTACTACGAGGGCACCTACAATGTGCGCGGCAAGGTCCAAGGCCAGCTTGGCAGCACCGTCAAGACCGTGGTCTTCTCCAAGGATCAGGGCCATCCGGAACACTCCGAATGGTCGATCAACAAGACTGTGCCTTCGGCCAGCCAGGTTGTGGCCAATGGCACCGATTCCTACACCGCCAACATCACTATCCGTAACGAGGCCGCGGCCCCAGTCTTTGGCGCCGCCGGCACTCTAGAAATCACCCCGGTTGGCACCAGCCAGGACCCGGCCACCGGTTATGTCACCACCTATGACGGCACCGCCACAGTTGTGGTGACCTCAACTGTGGCCGGTACCTACAAGGTCCGGGCGCTGCTGGGCGGCGACCAGATCCCAACCCAGGCTGGCGGCTCGGTCTTCGAGCAGACCATCACCTTTGTTGAAGGACCGGTCGACGGCACCACGTCGAAGCTAATCAGCCCGGCTGGCTCGGCCGTGGCCAATGGCACCGATTCTCAGGTCATCACCGCTGAGGTCCGGGACGCCTACGGCCTGGCCGGGGCCGGCAACCTGATCGGTGGCGCGACAGTGGTCTTCGCCATCCCGGCCGGCGTAACCGCCAAAACCGCCGGCGGCGATGTCATTGGCCCAGATAACGTCACGGTCACCACCGGTGCCACCGGGGCGGCCAAGGGTGTGGCCCAGGTGACCCTGGTCTCGACCGCGATTGGCATCTATGACGTCACCGCCAAGGCCGCCGGAACCCAAATCGACACCGGCTCACCGGCCAAGGCCACTTTCGTCAACGGCCCGCCGGACCGGATCGCCTCTGTTCTGACCGTACCAACCAAGGCCTTCGACAAGCAGGTCCGGGACGAAACCCACCGGGCCGAGGTCGAAATCAACGACGCCACTGGCAACCTGGTGACCGACCGTTCGGTTGCGGTCACTATCGCTTGGCGCCTAGTTGGCTCAAGCGGTGCTTGGACCACCAAGGTGATCAACACCTCCACCGGCCTGGCCGCTTGGGACTTCACCACCGACGTGGCCGGCAACTATGAGGTCGAGGCCCGCCTCAGCGCCGGCAATGTGTCCGGCTCTCCGCAACTGGTCACCTTTGTGCCCGGCCCGGCCAGCCCGCCCGATTCAACTTTGGTAGTGACCAGTGGTGTCATCGCCAATGACGGTGTGGCCAGGCATACCGCCACGGTCACCGTGCTTGACGGTCCGGCCGGCAACCTGGTCCCAGGCGCCTCAGTTGTCTTCACCGTTGACGGCTCAGCCCTGATCTATGTTGGGGCCAGCCCCACACCCTGTGCCAGCCCCTGCACAGTTACCAGCTCGGCTGTCGGCCTGGCCCAGATCCAGATCGCCGATGCGGCTGAAGAAGTAGTCAACGTTTGGGCCCAAATCACCAGCATTGACGTCAACGGCTCACCGGCCACGGTCGAATTCGGGCCCAACGACGCCGACCCAGCGGCCTCGGTCTTTACGGTCAAGCCGACCACAGCCCTGGGCGCCTCCCACCCCTATGTTGTGGCCAATGGTTCCGATTCGTTCACCGCGACGGTGCTAGTCCGCGATGCCGGCCTGCTGGCCGTGGGCGGTGCTCCAGTCGAGTTCACTGTCTCGAGCCTGGTGACCATCACCCCGGCCGGCCCGTGGGTCTCTGCCACCAGTGGCGACGACAAGGGCACCGTGGTGGTCGAACTGACCTCGCTGAAGGCCGGTACCTATTCGATCAGCGCCCTACTGGGCGGTGTGGCGGTCACCGGTC
- the feoB gene encoding ferrous iron transport protein B, whose translation MPATTKTPRPLDWAQVVLVGPPNAGKSTLFNRLTGARQATTNAPRTTVATAVGQWRLPGPSESPSVRLVDLPGTYSLLPQSPDEAVTAQAVAACAAGDTGAHASNAQLDDAGQGEPAASDRQTLPGLAIVMIDANAPAASLYLAGQMAVLGVPMVAALTMTDLALPTQASTGGHAKVVEDLGQQLGVPVIEVNPRRGQGIEALEQVAAAALVSPKTPDRLGLHAALAKPAPAEAGRNGTEPAGARLADVAAIEALLEPVSEELFDWVAQVIEETGLDAPPEVTRFDRVDRVLLRSWSGVPIFLAVLWAVFELTTVVAPPLQRWCEGLITDNFGSAVSWLLAQAGWNGGWLESLLRDGILAGLGIVVSFLPLLAFLFTAIALLEDSGYMARVAVLADRLMRRLGLDGRAVLPLVIGFGCNIPALSATKTLPHARQRLLTGLLVPYTSCSARLVIFLFMASIFFPHHAGTVVFGMYLASVAVIVLVGLVLRRTAFQDVGREPLVLVLPPYQVPRLGTLARSVGLRCRDFAWQAGRVIVVLSLVVWTALCIPVASGASFGPDVPTEQSLLGAGAKAAAPVFTPAGFADWHATASLITGFVAKEAAVATLVTTMGMDLEEGESAHAAARPHVRAVFEASSGGHGAAAALAYMVFCLSYTPCVAAVAEQRRLFGAKPAALAVALSLVLAWVLATAVFQVGRLL comes from the coding sequence GTGCCAGCCACAACAAAAACCCCCCGGCCACTGGATTGGGCCCAAGTGGTACTAGTCGGTCCACCCAATGCCGGCAAATCGACTCTCTTCAACCGGCTCACCGGCGCCAGGCAGGCCACCACCAATGCGCCTCGAACCACAGTGGCCACGGCCGTTGGCCAGTGGCGGCTGCCGGGTCCAAGTGAAAGCCCTTCAGTTCGTTTAGTCGACCTACCAGGCACTTATTCGCTGCTGCCACAAAGCCCGGACGAGGCCGTCACGGCCCAGGCTGTGGCGGCCTGCGCCGCCGGGGACACAGGCGCTCATGCCAGCAACGCTCAACTGGATGATGCGGGCCAGGGCGAGCCGGCGGCATCGGACAGACAAACCCTGCCCGGGCTGGCCATTGTCATGATCGACGCCAACGCGCCGGCGGCCTCGCTCTACCTGGCCGGCCAGATGGCCGTGCTGGGTGTGCCCATGGTCGCGGCCTTGACAATGACCGATCTGGCCCTTCCAACCCAGGCCTCGACAGGTGGGCACGCCAAAGTGGTCGAAGACTTGGGCCAGCAACTGGGCGTGCCAGTAATTGAGGTCAACCCGCGCCGCGGCCAGGGCATCGAAGCCCTGGAGCAGGTGGCGGCGGCGGCTTTGGTCTCACCCAAAACGCCGGACCGCCTTGGCCTGCACGCCGCGCTAGCCAAACCAGCGCCGGCCGAGGCTGGGCGAAATGGAACAGAACCGGCCGGAGCCAGGCTGGCTGATGTCGCGGCCATCGAGGCGTTACTGGAACCAGTTAGCGAGGAGTTGTTTGACTGGGTGGCTCAGGTGATCGAAGAGACCGGCCTGGACGCGCCACCGGAGGTGACCCGGTTCGACCGGGTCGACCGGGTGTTACTGCGATCCTGGTCTGGAGTGCCAATCTTCTTGGCCGTGCTGTGGGCCGTGTTCGAGCTGACCACCGTGGTGGCCCCGCCGCTGCAGCGCTGGTGCGAAGGCCTGATCACCGACAATTTCGGCTCGGCCGTGAGCTGGCTCCTGGCCCAGGCTGGATGGAACGGCGGCTGGCTCGAATCACTGCTGCGCGACGGTATCTTGGCCGGCCTTGGCATCGTGGTCTCGTTCTTGCCGCTGCTGGCCTTCTTGTTCACGGCCATCGCCCTGCTGGAGGATTCGGGTTACATGGCTCGGGTCGCCGTCTTGGCCGACCGCTTGATGCGACGCCTGGGACTAGACGGGCGGGCGGTGTTGCCCTTGGTCATTGGGTTTGGCTGCAACATCCCGGCGCTCTCGGCCACTAAGACACTGCCTCACGCCCGCCAGCGCCTGCTAACCGGCCTGCTGGTGCCCTACACCAGTTGCAGCGCCCGCTTGGTCATCTTCCTGTTCATGGCCTCGATTTTCTTCCCACATCACGCCGGCACCGTGGTCTTTGGCATGTATTTGGCCTCGGTGGCGGTGATTGTCCTGGTTGGTCTGGTCCTACGCCGCACGGCCTTCCAAGACGTGGGCCGCGAACCACTGGTTCTGGTGCTGCCGCCCTACCAAGTGCCACGGCTGGGAACACTGGCACGCTCGGTTGGGCTGCGCTGCCGGGACTTCGCCTGGCAGGCCGGGCGAGTCATAGTTGTTTTGTCCCTGGTGGTCTGGACGGCGCTGTGCATCCCGGTGGCCAGCGGGGCCAGTTTTGGGCCCGATGTTCCAACCGAACAGTCCCTATTGGGGGCCGGAGCCAAGGCCGCCGCGCCGGTGTTCACTCCAGCCGGTTTTGCTGATTGGCACGCCACCGCCTCGTTGATCACGGGTTTTGTGGCCAAGGAGGCAGCTGTCGCGACGCTGGTCACAACCATGGGAATGGACTTGGAAGAAGGCGAATCCGCCCATGCTGCGGCCAGGCCACATGTGCGGGCGGTGTTCGAGGCCTCGTCCGGTGGTCACGGGGCCGCGGCCGCACTGGCCTACATGGTCTTTTGCCTCAGCTACACCCCCTGTGTGGCCGCCGTGGCCGAGCAGCGCCGGCTGTTTGGCGCCAAACCGGCCGCCCTGGCCGTGGCCTTGTCGCTGGTCTTGGCCTGGGTTTTGGCGACCGCCGTGTTCCAGGTGGGGCGGCTGCTATGA
- a CDS encoding ferrous iron transport protein A, whose amino-acid sequence MNLAQAPTAAGLVLEDASLDPITRRRLDELGFRPGRPVLVVNRGAGGAVVVGAGRLRLAIDKTTASAISVAPKSAKATPNLPAGQMPVPQTKPGD is encoded by the coding sequence GTGAATTTGGCCCAAGCCCCAACGGCGGCCGGCCTGGTGCTCGAGGACGCTTCTTTGGATCCCATCACCCGTCGGCGCCTCGATGAGCTGGGGTTTCGCCCGGGTCGACCAGTGTTAGTGGTCAACCGCGGAGCCGGTGGCGCCGTCGTAGTTGGGGCGGGCCGTTTGCGCCTGGCCATTGACAAAACCACTGCCAGCGCCATTTCGGTGGCACCCAAATCCGCCAAAGCCACCCCAAATCTCCCGGCCGGGCAGATGCCGGTCCCCCAGACCAAGCCAGGCGACTAG
- a CDS encoding antibiotic biosynthesis monooxygenase — MANPVVVVATFFPRAGQHDAVHAVIAAAQTDVHQEKGCLLYSLHETDDRFVLIEKWTSAEDLEIHLGTERLGQLVSDLEPLLDSDIEIVQLQPVAHPTGHKAAAL, encoded by the coding sequence ATGGCTAATCCAGTTGTTGTCGTGGCCACGTTCTTTCCGCGGGCCGGTCAGCATGACGCCGTGCACGCTGTTATCGCCGCCGCCCAAACCGATGTCCACCAGGAAAAGGGCTGCCTGCTCTATTCGCTGCATGAGACTGATGACCGGTTTGTCCTGATCGAAAAGTGGACCTCGGCTGAGGATCTAGAAATCCACCTTGGCACCGAGCGTCTGGGCCAGTTGGTTAGTGATCTCGAGCCGCTGCTTGACAGTGACATTGAGATAGTTCAGCTCCAGCCGGTGGCTCACCCCACCGGGCATAAGGCCGCGGCGCTCTAG